In Duganella zoogloeoides, a single genomic region encodes these proteins:
- a CDS encoding LysR family transcriptional regulator, with translation MRFNKLDLNLLVALNALLAERNISRAAEKIFLSQPATSSALARLRAYFNDELLVPSGRQLILTPRAKELVEPVREILMRIDTTIAAQPLFDPATETRTFTLLVSDYTTAVLIPPLLEALYREAPGMRIRLRDQTDRPAEVLEQGEADFLVIPSQYLAKEHPSAALFEEDYLCVTWEGNTRVRDRLTFDDYLACGHVIATFINTHTNPLATFDGWFMESFDVKRRVEVTVPSMSALPALVVGTDRIATVHRRLAERARESLPVKLWEPPPRIPRLVQMLQWHKHRTNDPAIAWIRDKIINAATLV, from the coding sequence ATGCGTTTCAATAAACTCGACCTGAACCTGCTGGTGGCGCTCAACGCGCTGCTGGCCGAGCGCAATATCAGCCGCGCGGCGGAAAAGATTTTCCTCAGCCAGCCGGCCACCAGCAGCGCACTGGCGCGCCTGCGCGCCTACTTCAACGACGAGCTGCTGGTGCCGTCCGGGCGGCAGCTGATCCTGACGCCGCGCGCCAAGGAGCTGGTGGAGCCGGTGCGCGAAATCCTCATGCGCATCGACACCACCATCGCCGCCCAGCCGCTGTTCGATCCCGCCACCGAGACCCGCACCTTTACCCTGCTGGTATCCGACTACACCACGGCGGTGCTGATCCCGCCGCTGCTCGAAGCGCTGTACCGCGAAGCGCCCGGCATGCGCATCCGCCTGCGCGACCAGACCGACCGCCCCGCCGAGGTGCTGGAACAGGGCGAAGCCGACTTCCTGGTGATCCCGTCGCAGTACCTGGCCAAGGAACACCCGTCGGCCGCGCTGTTCGAGGAAGACTACCTGTGCGTGACCTGGGAGGGCAACACGCGCGTGCGCGACCGCCTCACCTTTGACGACTACCTGGCCTGCGGCCACGTGATCGCCACCTTCATCAACACCCACACCAACCCGCTGGCCACGTTCGACGGCTGGTTCATGGAAAGCTTCGACGTAAAGCGCCGGGTGGAGGTGACGGTGCCGAGCATGAGCGCCCTGCCCGCACTGGTGGTCGGCACCGACCGCATCGCCACCGTCCATCGCCGTCTCGCCGAGCGCGCGCGAGAGAGCCTGCCGGTCAAGCTGTGGGAACCGCCGCCGCGCATTCCGCGCCTGGTGCAGATGCTGCAATGGCATAAGCACCGCACCAACGATCCGGCCATCGCCTGGATCCGCGACAAGATCATCAACGCCGCCACGCTCGTCTAA